In Rubrobacter radiotolerans DSM 5868, a genomic segment contains:
- a CDS encoding cobalamin B12-binding domain-containing protein, producing MERPIRVIVAKVGLDGHDRGAKIIARALRDAGMEVIYTGLHQTPEQVVEAAIQEDADAIGVSILSGAHMALLPRILDLLRENEADDILVFCGGTIPKPDIEKLKELGVGEVFTPGTPTKRAVEYLRGAIPAATN from the coding sequence ATGGAAAGACCGATAAGGGTGATAGTAGCCAAAGTCGGGCTCGACGGGCACGACCGGGGGGCCAAGATCATCGCCCGCGCTCTCAGGGACGCCGGGATGGAGGTTATCTACACCGGACTCCACCAGACCCCCGAGCAGGTCGTTGAAGCCGCGATCCAGGAGGACGCCGACGCCATAGGCGTCTCGATTCTCTCCGGGGCGCACATGGCGCTCCTTCCAAGGATTCTCGACCTTCTCCGGGAGAACGAGGCCGACGACATCCTCGTGTTCTGCGGTGGGACCATACCCAAGCCGGACATCGAGAAGCTCAAGGAGCTCGGCGTCGGCGAGGTGTTCACCCCCGGGACCCCGACGAAGCGGGCCGTCGAGTACCTGCGAGGAGCGATCCCGGCCGCGACGAACTGA
- a CDS encoding alpha/beta fold hydrolase, with product MREAGRGRLRLVERPSENWLGHERRGRGEPLVLIHGVGSSRRVWEPVLGRLAQKREVIALDLPGHGSSPMPGNGASFSPGALARRVALFMDGLGLEKAHLAGNSLGGWISLELARLGRASSVTGLSPAGLWRGSAPLYIGAAFLASYVATNALGPFAGYVASDPVLRSLLVGQFFGRPWRLTSRQTVETLEGFFGSPGVPRVLEDGQGRFWGGREIDVPVTVAFGAREAILLPCQSQDRSELPPHTRWIPLPGCGHVPTYDDPRLVADVLLAGSSR from the coding sequence GTGAGGGAGGCCGGCCGCGGGCGGCTCCGGCTCGTCGAACGCCCTTCGGAGAACTGGCTCGGCCACGAGCGACGCGGTAGGGGGGAGCCGCTCGTCCTGATCCACGGCGTCGGAAGCAGCCGCCGGGTCTGGGAGCCGGTCCTCGGTCGGCTCGCGCAGAAGAGGGAGGTTATAGCCCTCGACCTGCCCGGACACGGCTCCTCGCCGATGCCCGGGAACGGGGCGTCCTTCTCCCCCGGGGCGCTCGCCCGGCGGGTCGCGCTCTTTATGGACGGCCTCGGGCTCGAGAAGGCGCACCTTGCGGGCAACTCGCTCGGGGGCTGGATCTCCCTGGAACTCGCCCGGCTCGGACGCGCTTCTTCGGTTACGGGGCTCTCGCCGGCGGGGCTCTGGCGCGGGAGCGCGCCGCTCTACATCGGGGCGGCGTTCCTTGCGAGCTACGTCGCGACAAACGCCCTCGGGCCGTTCGCCGGGTACGTCGCCTCGGACCCGGTCCTGCGATCGCTGCTCGTCGGGCAGTTCTTCGGCAGGCCCTGGCGGCTGACCTCCCGACAGACAGTAGAGACCCTCGAAGGCTTCTTCGGTTCACCGGGCGTCCCGCGCGTCCTTGAAGACGGACAGGGACGCTTCTGGGGCGGACGCGAGATAGATGTCCCCGTCACGGTCGCCTTCGGGGCGCGGGAGGCCATCCTGCTCCCCTGTCAGTCGCAGGACCGCTCCGAGCTACCTCCTCACACGCGCTGGATCCCCCTCCCCGGTTGCGGTCACGTACCGACCTACGACGACCCGCGCCTCGTCGCCGACGTCCTGCTCGCCGGAAGCTCGCGCTAG
- the nrfD gene encoding NrfD/PsrC family molybdoenzyme membrane anchor subunit has translation MTNYGFIIDNRKCIGCHACTVACKAEHEVPVGVNRTWVKYIEKGEFPDTQRAFHVMRCNHCADAPCVTACPVTALFTRDDGIVDFNWDRCIGCKACTQACPYDALYIDPNTHTAAKCNYCAHRVDVGLEPSCVQVCPEHAIISGDMDDPETEISRLLAREKVTTRRPEKGTKPKLFYINGDEAALTPDDAPVSSDYMWSNQGRGVGHHAPNGHGNGEGSLTQGVIPLGRKPGRDGSRDGSAPEPAGPEPAPKVQPEKARRTYDEPNKGVQWGKEVPAYVWTKAIATGSAAIPFLATGIGVPVADAALWAGALLGLVFMAATGGLLILDLDRPDRFHYVLLRPQWRSWLVKGAYIITGFGGVLSLWVLVKLLATFGLLSPGISQLVDVVLAWPIVALAGATSVYTAFLFAQAKGRSFWQSPALPVHMLVHSAVAGAAALYLASLFLTGLQPLQGALSLILALGLVGGLIVFWAELAVEHPDRDAARAAEMIYKGRYKKLFWGVSVVLGSLVPLALVGLGALVGVPLLIAAAAVLALVGILVTEHAWIEAPQLIPLA, from the coding sequence TTGACGAACTACGGATTCATTATCGACAATCGCAAGTGCATCGGCTGCCACGCCTGCACCGTGGCGTGCAAGGCGGAGCACGAGGTCCCTGTAGGGGTCAACCGTACTTGGGTGAAGTACATAGAGAAGGGGGAGTTCCCCGACACCCAGAGGGCGTTCCATGTCATGCGCTGCAACCACTGCGCCGACGCGCCGTGCGTCACGGCCTGCCCGGTAACCGCGCTCTTCACGCGTGATGACGGGATCGTGGACTTTAACTGGGACCGGTGCATCGGCTGCAAGGCTTGTACGCAGGCATGTCCCTACGACGCCCTCTACATAGATCCCAATACCCACACGGCGGCCAAGTGCAACTACTGCGCCCACAGGGTGGACGTGGGACTCGAGCCCTCCTGCGTGCAGGTCTGTCCGGAGCACGCGATCATCAGCGGCGACATGGACGATCCCGAGACCGAGATCAGCCGCCTGCTGGCCCGCGAGAAGGTGACGACCCGTCGCCCGGAGAAGGGTACGAAGCCCAAGCTCTTCTACATCAACGGCGACGAGGCCGCTCTCACCCCGGACGACGCCCCTGTCTCCTCTGACTACATGTGGTCCAACCAGGGACGGGGCGTCGGACACCACGCCCCGAACGGGCACGGCAACGGTGAAGGATCTCTCACCCAGGGGGTCATTCCCCTCGGAAGGAAGCCCGGCAGGGACGGTTCCAGGGATGGGAGCGCGCCGGAGCCGGCCGGCCCGGAGCCCGCGCCCAAGGTGCAGCCCGAAAAGGCCAGGAGGACCTACGACGAGCCGAACAAGGGCGTGCAGTGGGGCAAGGAGGTCCCGGCCTACGTCTGGACCAAGGCGATAGCTACGGGCTCTGCCGCCATCCCATTCCTCGCGACGGGCATAGGAGTGCCGGTCGCCGACGCGGCTTTGTGGGCTGGGGCGTTGCTGGGCCTTGTCTTCATGGCTGCCACGGGCGGCCTGCTCATACTAGATTTGGACAGGCCTGACCGCTTCCACTACGTCCTGCTCAGGCCGCAGTGGAGGAGTTGGCTCGTCAAGGGCGCGTACATAATCACGGGCTTCGGTGGCGTGCTCTCGCTGTGGGTGCTCGTCAAACTGCTCGCTACTTTTGGCTTGCTCTCTCCTGGAATAAGCCAGCTCGTGGACGTCGTGCTGGCGTGGCCGATCGTCGCGCTGGCAGGAGCGACCTCCGTGTACACGGCCTTCTTGTTCGCCCAGGCCAAGGGCCGCAGCTTCTGGCAGAGCCCCGCGCTTCCGGTGCACATGCTCGTGCATTCGGCTGTGGCTGGAGCAGCGGCGTTGTACTTGGCTTCGCTCTTTTTGACGGGATTGCAGCCGCTGCAGGGGGCACTCTCGCTGATTCTCGCGCTCGGTCTCGTGGGCGGGCTCATCGTCTTCTGGGCCGAACTCGCCGTCGAGCATCCGGACCGCGACGCGGCTCGGGCGGCGGAGATGATCTACAAGGGCCGCTACAAGAAGTTGTTCTGGGGCGTCTCCGTGGTGCTGGGGTCTCTGGTGCCGCTCGCGCTCGTCGGGCTCGGGGCCCTCGTCGGTGTCCCGTTGCTGATCGCGGCGGCGGCGGTGCTGGCGCTCGTCGGCATCCTCGTCACGGAGCACGCCTGGATCGAAGCTCCGCAGCTCATCCCGCTCGCCTAA
- a CDS encoding organic hydroperoxide resistance protein, protein MEVLYTATATAHGGREGRVESSDGKIREKLTVPEGMGGPGGDGTNPEQLFAAGYAACFEGALRLIARKEKKDVGDASVTANVGIGPEGQSYGLVVELVGSVPGVSKDEARELMEKAHEVCPYSKATRGNVEVTLSVAD, encoded by the coding sequence ATGGAGGTCCTGTACACCGCGACGGCTACCGCGCACGGCGGACGAGAGGGACGGGTCGAGTCCTCGGACGGGAAGATCCGGGAGAAGCTCACCGTCCCGGAAGGGATGGGCGGTCCCGGAGGGGACGGCACCAACCCGGAGCAGCTCTTCGCCGCCGGGTACGCGGCCTGCTTCGAGGGGGCGCTCCGGCTCATTGCCCGCAAGGAGAAAAAAGACGTCGGCGACGCCTCGGTAACCGCGAACGTCGGCATCGGCCCGGAGGGCCAGAGCTACGGCCTCGTGGTCGAGCTTGTCGGGAGCGTACCCGGCGTCTCCAAGGACGAGGCCCGGGAGCTGATGGAGAAGGCCCATGAGGTCTGTCCGTACTCCAAAGCGACGCGCGGCAACGTCGAGGTTACCCTCTCCGTAGCCGACTGA
- a CDS encoding RrF2 family transcriptional regulator, translating to MQVSARTDYALKATAELARASVEGSGPMKGEVISERQAIPKKFMENILLDLKRSGIVRAQRGASGGYWLARPADEINLAEIIRTVEGPLANVRGEWPELVEYTGAAEHLREVWIAVRANLRAVLEHVTLADLVEGNLPQVVNDLTSDPEAWVHH from the coding sequence TTGCAGGTTTCGGCAAGGACCGACTACGCGCTGAAGGCCACGGCCGAGCTTGCGCGCGCCTCGGTCGAGGGGTCCGGGCCGATGAAGGGGGAGGTCATCTCCGAGCGGCAGGCCATCCCCAAGAAGTTCATGGAGAACATCCTTCTCGACCTCAAGCGGTCCGGGATCGTCCGCGCCCAGCGCGGAGCTTCGGGCGGCTACTGGCTCGCCCGCCCGGCGGACGAGATAAACCTCGCAGAGATCATCCGCACCGTCGAGGGCCCGCTCGCGAACGTCCGGGGCGAGTGGCCGGAGCTTGTCGAGTACACTGGCGCGGCCGAGCACCTGAGGGAGGTGTGGATCGCCGTCCGGGCAAACCTCCGGGCCGTCCTGGAGCACGTAACCCTCGCCGACCTCGTCGAGGGGAACCTTCCGCAAGTCGTTAACGACCTCACGAGCGACCCGGAGGCCTGGGTTCACCACTAA
- a CDS encoding radical SAM protein encodes MDRCNLRCQCCMPEDIKSQDKSHILTLEEILLFAEACLQLGVTQVRVTGGEPLVLRGVARKDTPGGKVGGSRSESGCSPPLGAGSCNSSGSKSPSPLS; translated from the coding sequence ATGGACCGCTGCAACCTCCGCTGCCAGTGCTGCATGCCCGAGGACATCAAGTCCCAGGACAAGAGCCACATCCTCACCCTGGAGGAGATTCTCCTCTTCGCCGAGGCGTGCCTGCAACTCGGCGTGACGCAGGTGCGCGTAACCGGCGGCGAGCCCCTCGTGCTACGGGGCGTCGCTCGTAAAGATACGCCGGGCGGGAAGGTGGGCGGTTCACGTTCGGAGAGCGGTTGCTCACCACCTTTAGGTGCAGGTTCGTGCAATAGTAGTGGCTCGAAAAGTCCGTCGCCTCTCAGCTAG
- a CDS encoding enoyl-CoA hydratase-related protein → MDFVKLAREDNGVAVVTIDRQEKLNALNPQVVEEIGQTLLELETESPRAIIVTGAGEKSFVAGADIASMSEMSALEAKRFAELGHAAMALLDRSPVPTIAAVGGFAFGGGLEIALACDIRVASENALMGFPEVGLGILPGMGGTQRAPRLLGPAVAKELIFTGRRIKAEEAMRIGLVNRVVGQGEALSAAKEIAAEIAANGPLAVRFAKACANRAHDVDLVSGLEYEADQFALLFSTEDAREGMGAFVEKRKAEFRGA, encoded by the coding sequence TTGGATTTCGTTAAGCTGGCGCGCGAGGACAACGGCGTAGCGGTCGTAACCATCGACCGACAGGAGAAGCTGAACGCGCTCAACCCGCAGGTCGTCGAGGAGATCGGCCAGACCCTGCTGGAACTGGAAACCGAGTCGCCGCGCGCGATAATCGTCACCGGGGCGGGGGAGAAGTCTTTTGTCGCTGGCGCGGACATCGCCTCGATGAGCGAGATGAGCGCGCTTGAAGCGAAGCGCTTCGCCGAGCTCGGTCACGCGGCGATGGCCCTCCTCGACCGGAGCCCCGTCCCGACGATCGCCGCCGTGGGCGGCTTCGCGTTCGGGGGCGGGCTGGAGATCGCCCTCGCCTGCGACATCCGCGTCGCTTCGGAGAACGCTCTTATGGGCTTCCCGGAGGTCGGGCTCGGCATCCTTCCGGGCATGGGCGGCACGCAGCGCGCCCCGCGTCTCCTCGGTCCCGCGGTCGCAAAGGAGCTTATCTTTACCGGCCGGAGAATAAAGGCCGAGGAGGCTATGAGGATCGGTCTCGTCAACCGCGTCGTCGGGCAGGGGGAAGCCCTTTCGGCGGCGAAGGAGATCGCGGCCGAGATCGCCGCGAACGGACCGCTCGCCGTCCGGTTTGCCAAGGCTTGCGCCAACCGGGCTCACGACGTAGACCTCGTGAGCGGCCTTGAGTACGAGGCGGACCAGTTCGCCCTCCTCTTTTCGACCGAGGACGCGCGCGAGGGCATGGGGGCCTTTGTCGAGAAGCGAAAGGCGGAGTTCCGGGGAGCCTAG
- a CDS encoding CocE/NonD family hydrolase, with protein sequence MTCARRVAAEFDVPAKMRDGTTLYANVFRPAEGGEYPVLLARLPYGKDGPRDTTYFDPLAAARRGYVVVIQDVRGRFASEGEFVSFAQEAEDGYDSVEWAAGLPGSNGEVGMWGLSYYGKTQLHAASMRPPSLKALAPGQTWGDHLNGASLRGGAQELGLVRNWTVAAIAPDVLFRSHAKDPKGLAQKLPELVKEIDALTRGGGAGFDALPISALPYPGGPDPALVGLGLPAADPFWRKVNVPVEETLAPEIPGLYIGGWYDCFIGETLRQYERVRDRAQKLGGPAPRLLVGPWTHAGFGSSQGDLDFGLASAGLSLDARESLADFQLRFFDAALKDGPEAPDLRFPHPDAPPVRVFVMGENRWRDLESWPPPGASERTWHLHPGGLLSPETPPAGEDSYLYDPEDPVPTLGGQTLLPAAYGIGPLDQRPIETRRDVLVYTSEPLGERLTLLGPVRATLFAATSAPDTDFVVRLTDVHPDGRSIVLADGVVRASERASYPAPGVIEPVEPSPVEPGRVYRYEMDLWATAVALEAGHRLRVHVTSSSFPRWDRNPNTGPGASASGRTEVARQRIAYGPERPGGVTITLVDGRP encoded by the coding sequence ATGACCTGCGCCCGAAGGGTAGCCGCCGAGTTCGACGTCCCGGCAAAGATGCGCGACGGGACCACGCTCTACGCGAACGTCTTCCGTCCAGCTGAGGGGGGAGAATACCCGGTCCTTCTCGCCCGGCTCCCCTACGGAAAGGACGGTCCGCGCGACACAACGTACTTCGACCCGCTCGCGGCGGCGCGGCGGGGCTACGTCGTTGTAATCCAGGATGTGCGGGGACGGTTCGCCTCGGAGGGCGAGTTCGTCTCCTTTGCGCAGGAGGCCGAGGACGGCTACGACTCGGTCGAGTGGGCGGCGGGACTGCCGGGATCTAACGGCGAGGTCGGGATGTGGGGGCTCTCCTACTACGGCAAGACCCAGCTTCACGCCGCAAGCATGCGTCCCCCCTCGCTCAAGGCCCTCGCCCCCGGACAGACCTGGGGGGATCACCTAAACGGCGCGAGCCTCCGGGGCGGAGCTCAGGAGCTCGGGCTCGTCAGGAACTGGACCGTCGCCGCCATCGCGCCGGACGTGCTCTTCCGGAGCCACGCGAAAGACCCGAAGGGCCTCGCACAGAAGCTGCCGGAACTCGTAAAGGAGATCGACGCCCTCACAAGAGGCGGCGGCGCGGGCTTCGACGCGCTCCCGATCTCGGCCCTGCCCTACCCCGGCGGCCCGGACCCGGCTCTTGTCGGCCTCGGTCTCCCCGCGGCGGACCCTTTCTGGCGGAAGGTCAACGTCCCCGTCGAGGAGACCCTCGCACCGGAGATCCCCGGCCTCTACATCGGCGGCTGGTACGACTGCTTTATCGGGGAGACGCTTCGCCAGTACGAGCGTGTGCGCGACCGGGCACAGAAGCTCGGTGGCCCCGCTCCGCGCCTCCTCGTAGGTCCCTGGACGCACGCGGGCTTCGGGAGCAGCCAGGGCGACCTCGACTTCGGCCTCGCGAGCGCGGGACTCTCCCTCGACGCCCGCGAGAGCCTCGCAGACTTCCAGCTCCGCTTCTTTGACGCGGCTCTGAAGGACGGGCCGGAAGCTCCGGACCTCCGCTTCCCGCACCCGGACGCGCCGCCCGTCAGGGTCTTCGTCATGGGCGAGAACCGCTGGAGGGACCTTGAAAGCTGGCCCCCGCCCGGCGCAAGCGAGCGGACCTGGCACCTCCATCCGGGCGGCCTCCTCTCCCCCGAGACGCCGCCGGCCGGCGAGGACTCCTACCTCTACGACCCGGAAGACCCCGTCCCGACCCTCGGGGGCCAGACGCTCCTCCCGGCGGCCTACGGCATCGGGCCGCTCGACCAGCGACCGATAGAGACGCGGAGGGACGTGCTCGTCTACACCTCGGAGCCCCTCGGAGAGCGGCTGACGCTTCTCGGGCCGGTCCGCGCGACGCTGTTTGCAGCCACCTCCGCCCCCGACACGGACTTTGTCGTGCGCCTGACGGACGTGCACCCGGACGGACGTTCGATCGTCCTTGCCGACGGCGTCGTCCGGGCGAGCGAGCGCGCATCCTACCCGGCTCCGGGTGTTATCGAGCCGGTCGAACCCTCCCCGGTCGAGCCGGGGCGAGTCTACCGCTACGAGATGGACCTCTGGGCGACGGCGGTCGCGCTGGAGGCCGGTCACCGGCTGCGGGTCCACGTAACGTCGAGCAGCTTCCCGAGGTGGGACCGGAACCCCAACACCGGCCCGGGAGCCTCCGCCTCGGGCCGGACCGAGGTCGCCCGGCAGCGCATCGCGTATGGCCCGGAGCGTCCCGGTGGGGTTACAATCACACTCGTTGACGGTCGCCCCTGA
- a CDS encoding acyl-CoA thioesterase, with the protein MRTVRTGSASGGPVGRVHDAGVRVRYAETDAQGIVNNAAYLLYFEVGRVEWLRAAGYTYAAMEREGFGFVVAEALVRYARPARFDDDLTVRTRLVRLGRVSLDFEYEVLREGAPLATGRTRHGCVDLASGRTSRIPDGLLRLRSDGRTAR; encoded by the coding sequence TTGCGGACCGTCCGCACGGGGAGCGCGTCCGGAGGACCGGTAGGCAGGGTTCACGACGCCGGGGTGCGCGTGAGGTACGCCGAGACCGACGCGCAGGGCATCGTAAACAACGCCGCCTACCTCCTCTACTTCGAGGTCGGGCGCGTCGAGTGGCTGCGCGCCGCGGGCTACACCTACGCTGCGATGGAGCGTGAGGGTTTCGGCTTCGTTGTCGCGGAGGCGCTCGTCAGGTACGCAAGACCCGCCCGCTTCGACGACGACCTGACCGTAAGGACGCGCCTCGTGCGGCTCGGCCGGGTCTCGCTCGACTTCGAGTATGAGGTGCTGCGGGAGGGCGCACCCCTTGCGACCGGTCGCACGCGTCACGGTTGCGTGGACCTTGCGAGCGGCAGGACCTCCCGCATCCCGGACGGTCTCTTGCGGTTACGCTCCGACGGCCGGACAGCTCGGTAA
- a CDS encoding long-chain fatty acid--CoA ligase — MRGLMMDGRLTLTAILDRAQKLAARKEIVSRLADRSLHRYTYADFAVRAKRLAAALGSLGVEPGDRVATLMWNGYRHLEAYFGVPAAGAVLHTLNLRLHPDDLAYIMNHAEDRVLIVDENLLPLYEAVRDRVNPDHVVVAREGEEPAPEGMLDYEELLASVEESDFTPPDLDERDAAAMCYTSGTTGRPKGVLYSHRSLALHSLMHLAADTLAVSERDTTLPVVPMFHANAWGLPFSSALAGSKQVMPGPHLDPESLLELFQDEDVTITAGVPTIWLGILQTLDKEPERYDLSKLRAMLVGGSAPPESLIRAFRERHGLTVLQGWGMTETSPLATTASLTSEVLAEDADTIYRYRAKQGYPVPFVEVRLRGEDGLAPWDGETMGEIELRGPWVASSYYESPDSADKFAEDGWLKTGDIATVDERGYIELKDRTKDLIKSGGEWISSVALENALMGHDAVAEAAVIATPDERWGERPLACVVFKEGRSATPEELREHLAKSFASWQLPDSYRVIEEIPKTSVGKFKKTELRERFAGTSPEV, encoded by the coding sequence TTGCGCGGCCTGATGATGGACGGTCGGCTCACCCTGACGGCGATCCTCGACCGGGCGCAAAAACTCGCGGCTCGCAAGGAGATCGTGAGCAGGCTCGCCGACCGCTCCCTCCACCGTTACACCTACGCGGACTTCGCCGTCCGCGCAAAGAGGCTCGCCGCCGCTCTCGGGTCGCTCGGGGTGGAGCCCGGCGACCGAGTCGCGACGCTCATGTGGAACGGCTACCGGCACCTCGAAGCGTACTTCGGCGTCCCGGCGGCGGGTGCGGTGCTCCACACCCTCAACCTCCGGCTTCACCCCGACGACCTCGCCTACATAATGAACCACGCCGAAGACCGGGTCCTGATCGTGGACGAGAACCTGCTCCCCCTCTACGAGGCCGTTCGCGACCGGGTCAACCCGGACCACGTCGTGGTCGCTAGGGAAGGCGAGGAGCCCGCCCCGGAGGGGATGCTCGACTACGAGGAGCTTCTCGCTTCGGTCGAAGAGTCGGACTTCACCCCGCCCGACCTTGACGAGCGGGACGCGGCGGCGATGTGCTACACAAGCGGGACGACGGGACGCCCGAAGGGGGTTCTCTACTCGCACCGCTCGCTCGCGCTCCACTCGCTGATGCATCTCGCCGCCGACACGCTCGCCGTCAGTGAGCGCGACACCACACTCCCGGTCGTCCCGATGTTCCACGCGAACGCCTGGGGTCTGCCCTTCAGCTCCGCGCTCGCCGGCTCGAAGCAGGTCATGCCCGGCCCGCACCTCGACCCCGAAAGCCTCCTGGAGCTCTTCCAGGATGAGGACGTGACGATCACGGCCGGGGTGCCGACGATCTGGCTCGGCATCCTCCAAACGCTCGACAAGGAGCCCGAGAGGTACGACCTCTCGAAGTTGCGGGCGATGCTCGTGGGGGGCTCGGCACCGCCCGAGTCGCTTATCCGAGCCTTCCGGGAGCGGCACGGGCTCACGGTCCTTCAGGGCTGGGGCATGACCGAGACGAGCCCCCTGGCGACAACGGCATCGCTCACGAGCGAGGTGCTCGCCGAAGACGCCGACACGATATATCGCTACCGGGCAAAGCAGGGCTATCCGGTGCCGTTCGTGGAGGTGAGGCTCCGGGGCGAGGACGGCCTCGCTCCCTGGGACGGCGAGACGATGGGCGAGATCGAGCTCAGAGGCCCCTGGGTCGCCTCCTCCTACTACGAGTCGCCCGACAGCGCGGACAAGTTCGCCGAGGACGGCTGGCTCAAGACCGGGGATATCGCCACGGTAGACGAGCGCGGTTACATCGAGCTGAAAGACCGAACAAAGGACCTGATCAAGTCCGGCGGGGAGTGGATCAGCTCCGTTGCCCTGGAGAACGCGCTCATGGGCCACGACGCCGTCGCGGAAGCCGCCGTTATCGCGACCCCGGACGAGCGGTGGGGCGAGCGACCCCTCGCCTGCGTCGTGTTCAAGGAGGGCCGCTCGGCGACTCCCGAGGAGCTTCGGGAGCATCTGGCAAAGTCCTTCGCCAGCTGGCAGCTTCCGGACAGCTACAGGGTCATCGAGGAGATCCCGAAGACCTCCGTCGGCAAGTTCAAGAAGACGGAGCTGCGCGAACGCTTCGCAGGGACCTCCCCCGAAGTCTAG
- a CDS encoding long-chain fatty acid--CoA ligase — MQGLTMDYQLTLPALLKRAEDLFGPKEIVTRLPDKSLHRYTYADFVRRSKKLGIALRALGLEKSDRVATLAWNQYQHLEAYFGVPSAELVLHTINPRLSPQEIAYIINHAEDKVLFIDETLVRLVDAIKDDVDLEHIYVYTSGEAPEGFTSYEDFIRDADEAEFVYPDLDEDDAAALCYTSGTTGRPKGALYSHRCLCIHSLIVAMPDAFNFREADTVLPVVPMFHVNAWGIPVTATMVGCKQVMPGPHLDPESLLELFQDEEVTFTAGVPTIWLGILQTLDADPDRYDLSKLERMGVGGSAAPEGMIRAYEKRHGLKILHAWGMTEMSPVGTASYVTSELRKEPEDVQFKYRAKQGIQLPFVEIRARGDEGFIPWDGRTMGELEVRGPTVARAYFNTDEGSDKFTDDGWFRTGDVVSITPGGYVEIRDRDKDLVKSGGEWISSVDLENTLMGHDAVAEAAVIAVPHEKWDERPLAVVVLKEGRSATPEELREYLSKDFASWQLPDAFEFVDSIPRTATGKFLKMALREQFKDYQLTK; from the coding sequence ATGCAGGGACTCACGATGGACTACCAGCTCACCCTACCCGCGCTGCTCAAGCGCGCCGAGGATCTCTTCGGGCCGAAGGAGATCGTAACCCGCCTCCCCGACAAGTCCCTGCATCGTTACACCTACGCCGACTTCGTCAGGAGGTCCAAAAAGCTCGGGATCGCCCTGAGGGCGCTCGGCCTTGAGAAGTCCGACCGCGTCGCGACGCTCGCGTGGAACCAGTACCAGCACCTCGAAGCGTACTTCGGCGTCCCCTCGGCGGAGCTGGTCCTGCACACTATCAACCCGCGCCTCTCGCCGCAGGAGATCGCCTACATAATCAATCACGCCGAGGACAAGGTCCTCTTTATAGACGAGACGCTCGTCCGGCTTGTGGACGCGATAAAGGACGACGTGGACCTGGAGCACATCTACGTCTACACCTCGGGCGAGGCCCCCGAGGGCTTCACGAGCTACGAGGACTTTATACGGGACGCCGACGAGGCGGAGTTCGTCTACCCGGACCTCGATGAGGACGACGCCGCCGCGCTCTGCTACACGTCCGGTACGACGGGCCGCCCGAAGGGCGCGCTCTACTCGCACCGCTGCCTGTGCATTCACTCCCTTATCGTCGCAATGCCCGACGCCTTCAACTTCCGCGAGGCCGACACGGTCCTGCCGGTCGTCCCGATGTTCCACGTCAACGCCTGGGGCATCCCCGTAACGGCGACGATGGTCGGCTGCAAGCAGGTGATGCCCGGCCCGCACCTCGACCCCGAGAGCCTCTTGGAGCTCTTCCAGGACGAGGAGGTTACCTTCACGGCCGGGGTGCCGACGATCTGGCTTGGCATCCTGCAAACCCTCGATGCGGACCCGGACCGGTACGACCTCTCGAAGCTCGAACGGATGGGCGTTGGGGGCTCGGCGGCTCCGGAAGGCATGATCCGGGCCTACGAGAAGCGCCATGGGCTGAAGATCCTCCACGCCTGGGGCATGACCGAGATGAGCCCGGTCGGAACGGCGAGCTACGTGACGAGCGAGCTTCGCAAGGAGCCGGAGGACGTCCAGTTCAAGTACCGCGCCAAGCAGGGCATTCAGCTCCCGTTTGTCGAGATCCGGGCCAGAGGCGACGAAGGCTTCATCCCCTGGGACGGCAGGACGATGGGCGAGCTGGAGGTGCGCGGTCCGACCGTTGCAAGAGCGTACTTCAACACCGACGAGGGCTCGGACAAGTTTACCGATGACGGCTGGTTCAGGACCGGCGACGTCGTGAGCATCACGCCCGGCGGGTACGTCGAGATCCGCGACCGCGACAAGGACCTCGTCAAGTCGGGTGGGGAGTGGATCAGCTCCGTGGACCTGGAGAACACCCTCATGGGCCACGACGCCGTCGCGGAAGCCGCCGTTATCGCCGTCCCGCACGAGAAGTGGGACGAGCGACCCCTCGCCGTCGTGGTGCTCAAGGAAGGCCGCTCGGCGACGCCCGAGGAGCTTCGGGAGTACCTCTCGAAGGACTTTGCAAGCTGGCAGCTCCCGGACGCCTTCGAGTTCGTGGACTCCATCCCGCGCACCGCGACCGGCAAGTTCCTGAAGATGGCCCTGCGCGAGCAGTTCAAGGACTACCAGCTAACGAAGTGA